One Chryseobacterium indoltheticum DNA segment encodes these proteins:
- the bglX gene encoding beta-glucosidase BglX: MKKFIVIATLALAPVFSAQEMVTKPVQSYQTAQYQSKKKAFVDALLAKMTLDEKIGQLNLPTSGDFTTGQAQSSDIGKKVEQGLVGGLFNIKGADKIKAVQKVAVEKSRLKIPMIFGMDVIHGYETTFPIPLGLAASWDMNLVQQSARVAAKEAAADGINWTFSPMVDISREPRWGRVSEGSGEDPYLGSEISKNMVYGYQGKDLANGTNILACVKHFALYGAGEAGRDYNTVDMSHVRMFNEYFPPYKAAVDAGVASVMASFNEVDGIPATGSRWLQTEVLRNQWKFKGFVVTDYTGINEMVEHGMGDLQQVSALALKAGVDMDMVGEGFLTTLKKSLAEGKVTQAEIDMAARRILEAKYDLGLFDNPYKHGDAKLAAKEVYNLENRNIARSVAAQSMVLMKNENQVLPLKKSGTVAVIGPLVNNSLNMAGTWSVATKHAISVNLMQGLQANYGKEVKFLSAKGANIDYDAKLEDIYAAHGKKTDRDNRSKEALLKEAVDIANKADVIVLAIGESAEMSGESSSRTEITIPQSQVDLLNELKKTGKPIAMVLFTGRPLALTNVKDAPDAILNAWFAGSEAGNAIADVLFGKVNPSGKLPMTFPRSLGQVPIYYNAKNTGRPLAQDKVDKCVYERFRSNYMDECNTPLYPFGYGLSYSKFNYSDVTVSNANPKGNQTIQASVTVTNSGNYDGAEVVQLYIRDMVGSITRPVKELKGFQKVMLKKGESKKITFDITPESLKFYNGDLKYDWESGEFDIMIGTNSEEVKHSKIHWTK; encoded by the coding sequence ATGAAAAAGTTTATTGTAATTGCGACTTTAGCATTAGCTCCCGTGTTTTCAGCACAGGAAATGGTAACAAAGCCGGTTCAGTCTTATCAGACCGCTCAATATCAGTCAAAGAAAAAGGCTTTTGTTGATGCTTTGCTGGCTAAGATGACTTTAGATGAGAAAATTGGCCAGTTAAATTTACCGACTTCCGGAGATTTTACAACAGGTCAGGCTCAAAGTTCAGACATCGGAAAAAAAGTAGAACAAGGCTTAGTTGGTGGATTATTCAACATCAAAGGAGCAGATAAAATTAAAGCAGTTCAGAAAGTTGCTGTTGAAAAAAGCCGTCTTAAAATTCCAATGATCTTTGGGATGGATGTTATTCACGGGTATGAAACGACTTTCCCTATTCCATTAGGCTTAGCAGCATCATGGGATATGAATTTGGTGCAACAATCAGCAAGAGTTGCCGCAAAAGAAGCTGCAGCAGACGGAATCAACTGGACGTTCTCACCAATGGTAGATATTTCACGTGAACCAAGATGGGGACGAGTTTCAGAAGGTTCTGGTGAAGATCCGTATTTAGGAAGCGAAATTTCTAAAAATATGGTCTACGGTTACCAAGGAAAAGATTTGGCAAACGGAACCAATATTTTGGCTTGTGTAAAGCATTTTGCATTGTATGGAGCAGGTGAAGCGGGTAGAGATTACAATACGGTGGATATGAGCCACGTAAGAATGTTCAACGAATATTTTCCACCTTATAAAGCAGCTGTTGATGCAGGTGTAGCTTCTGTAATGGCTTCTTTTAATGAAGTAGACGGAATTCCTGCAACAGGAAGCAGATGGTTACAGACCGAGGTTTTAAGAAACCAGTGGAAATTCAAAGGTTTTGTAGTGACCGATTATACCGGAATCAACGAAATGGTAGAACACGGAATGGGCGATCTTCAGCAGGTTTCTGCTTTAGCTTTAAAAGCCGGTGTTGATATGGATATGGTGGGTGAAGGATTCTTAACCACTTTAAAAAAATCTTTAGCTGAAGGAAAAGTAACGCAGGCCGAAATTGATATGGCAGCAAGAAGAATTCTTGAAGCTAAATACGATTTGGGTTTATTCGATAACCCTTACAAGCACGGTGATGCAAAATTAGCGGCTAAAGAGGTTTACAATTTAGAAAACCGTAATATCGCAAGAAGTGTGGCAGCGCAGTCGATGGTTTTGATGAAAAATGAAAACCAGGTTTTACCTTTGAAGAAATCAGGAACTGTTGCAGTAATTGGCCCATTGGTCAACAACTCTCTGAACATGGCGGGAACTTGGAGTGTAGCTACTAAACATGCAATCTCTGTTAACTTAATGCAGGGTCTTCAGGCTAATTACGGAAAAGAGGTGAAGTTCCTTTCTGCAAAAGGAGCCAACATTGATTACGATGCTAAATTAGAAGATATCTATGCGGCTCACGGTAAGAAAACAGACAGGGATAACCGTTCAAAAGAAGCGTTATTAAAAGAAGCGGTTGACATTGCCAATAAAGCTGACGTTATTGTTTTGGCAATCGGGGAATCTGCAGAAATGAGCGGAGAATCTTCGTCAAGAACTGAAATTACAATTCCTCAATCTCAGGTTGATTTGTTAAATGAATTGAAAAAAACAGGGAAACCAATTGCAATGGTACTTTTCACAGGTCGTCCTTTGGCGTTAACCAATGTGAAAGATGCTCCTGATGCTATTTTGAATGCCTGGTTTGCAGGTTCAGAAGCTGGAAACGCAATTGCTGATGTACTTTTCGGTAAAGTAAATCCTTCAGGAAAACTTCCGATGACGTTCCCGAGAAGTCTGGGTCAGGTTCCGATTTATTATAATGCTAAGAATACAGGCCGTCCTTTAGCTCAGGATAAAGTAGATAAATGTGTATACGAAAGATTCCGTTCCAATTACATGGATGAGTGTAATACGCCGTTGTATCCGTTTGGATATGGTTTGAGTTATTCTAAATTCAATTATTCTGATGTAACGGTTTCGAATGCAAATCCGAAAGGAAATCAAACGATTCAGGCTTCAGTTACGGTTACAAATTCAGGAAATTATGATGGGGCTGAAGTGGTGCAGTTATACATCAGAGATATGGTAGGAAGTATCACAAGACCGGTAAAAGAATTGAAAGGATTCCAAAAGGTAATGTTGAAAAAAGGAGAATCTAAAAAGATTACTTTTGACATCACTCCAGAAAGCCTGAAATTCTACAACGGAGATTTAAAATACGATTGGGAATCCGGAGAATTTGACATCATGATTGGTACAAATTCTGAAGAGGTGAAACATTCAAAAATCCACTGGACAAAATAA
- a CDS encoding carboxylesterase family protein — protein MNLKLKYLPLLLLPFSLSLNAQEIKAELNKEVKRVEKISYILDYPQKVKGNVPLIVFLHGSGERGNNLELVKAHSPFTYKNLIKEPVAILAPQCPENTWWDTVSVYNLIKEIQKKYKIDASRIYLTGLSMGGWGALKLAMEHPEMFASVVSVCAPTDRVMYANIHQYKDLNMKIFHGGMDDVVLPENAFNFYQVLHPVNPSAELTIFPNDNHNSWDSTYSNPALYEWMLSKKKYK, from the coding sequence ATGAATTTAAAACTAAAATACTTACCACTTTTGCTTTTACCATTTTCTTTAAGCTTAAATGCTCAGGAAATCAAAGCAGAACTGAATAAAGAAGTTAAACGAGTAGAAAAAATATCATATATTTTAGATTATCCTCAAAAGGTAAAAGGTAATGTACCTTTGATTGTATTTCTTCACGGTTCCGGAGAAAGAGGAAATAATCTTGAATTGGTAAAAGCGCACAGTCCTTTTACATACAAAAATCTGATCAAAGAACCCGTGGCAATTTTAGCGCCTCAATGTCCTGAAAATACTTGGTGGGATACGGTAAGTGTTTATAATTTGATTAAAGAAATTCAGAAAAAATATAAAATTGATGCTTCCAGAATTTACCTCACCGGGCTTTCGATGGGAGGATGGGGAGCATTAAAACTCGCAATGGAACATCCCGAAATGTTTGCTTCAGTAGTTTCTGTCTGTGCACCGACAGATCGTGTGATGTATGCCAATATTCATCAATACAAAGATTTAAACATGAAAATATTTCATGGCGGAATGGATGATGTCGTGCTGCCGGAAAATGCATTTAATTTTTACCAAGTACTTCATCCGGTGAATCCATCTGCCGAATTGACGATTTTCCCGAATGATAATCATAATTCTTGGGACTCTACTTATTCAAATCCAGCGTTGTACGAATGGATGTTGTCTAAGAAAAAATATAAATAA